Proteins encoded within one genomic window of Thalassophryne amazonica chromosome 23, fThaAma1.1, whole genome shotgun sequence:
- the LOC117505171 gene encoding fatty acid-binding protein, intestinal-like, translated as MAFNGNWKIDHSENYDKFMEKMGINIVKRKLAEHDNLNLTIEQTGDKFHIKESSTFRTKDIDFTLGVAFDYNLADGTEVSGTWVMEGDTLNGKFTRKDNNNVLTTTRTVVNGELVQTYNYEGVDAKRIFKKH; from the exons ATGGCCTTTAACGGAAACTGGAAGATCGACCACAGCGAGAACTACGACAAGTTCATGGAAAAAATGG GTATTAATATCGTGAAGCGAAAGCTGGCGGAGCACGACAACCTGAATCTCACCATTGAGCAGACTGGGGACAAGTTCCATATCAAAGAGTCCAGCACCTTCCGTACCAAAGACATCGACTTCACCCTGGGTGTCGCATTTGACTACAACCTGGCGGACGGCACTGAAGTCTCA GGTACGTGGGTGATGGAAGGAGACACGCTCAATGGCAAATTCACCAGGAAAGACAACAATAACGTCTTAACCACCACAAGAACTGTGGTGAACGGAGAGCTTGTACAA ACTTACAACTATGAGGGAGTGGATGCGAAGAGAATTTTCAAGAAGCACTAA